The Mucilaginibacter rubeus genomic interval CGGCCATGTGGCAGTTCAACTTTGCGATCTGGCTGCCGGATGGAAAAACTGGATCATAGGACAATACCCAGGTTGAACAAAGCGCCGCTTCTACCCCAGCCTTTTGCAGCCAGCTTTTATCGCCGGTAACGTTGTATAAGGCCATCAATGATTCTAAAAAGCCAAATGCCGATTCTGAATTAGCATCCATACTAATATCCCCACAGTCGCCACCGGTGAGGCCCTGTTTTACCACATCGCGTTGGTAATAATAATTTGCAGCCTCCCTGGCTACTACAAGCCACTCCGGGTGATTAAAGTAATTTGCCGCAATAGCCAGTCCGCCGGGCGCTATTGCCCCGGCCGTGGAGTTAAACACGGCTATCTGCCCTGTTTCGGGCACAATGTACTGCCCAAATTCGCCGTATTTTTTCCAGGCTTTAGCAAAAGCTTCGGCCAGCTTTTTCGCTGCCGATTCCCACCCGGGCTTAATTGTATTTCCAAAACCCTGCGCTTTCAGCAGTAACAGATGTTTCATCAACCACAGTAAAGCATCGCTGTTTTTACGTACCATAGCCTGGCCCTCCGGAAAATCAGGGTGCATTTTTTCAAAAAGGAGACGGCCATTTGCTTCTATTCCGCCGTAAAAAAAGCCGCTTTTTCCTTGTAGTTTATTAACAACAAAATCAATCTCCTCTGCCACCCGCTCACGTTCTTTTGGATTATTAAGCGCCAGCATAGGGTAAGTATTCATCATACCGCTCACCCAACCCAACTGAAAATCGTCATTATTTTCGGGCTTATAATAACTGCCTGCAGGAACATGTATAAAATTACCGCTGCATATTGCCGAACTTACAGCGAGCAATTCACTCATAGGTAATATATTGCGGGGATTATTTGCCCCCGTTATATCCTTACGTACCTGCATAAATTTCGTAAGCAGATCAGGAATGCTACCGGCATCAAATACATACAACCTCATTGTAATGGTTACATGGTCGCCGGGTTTCCAGTCGGGTGCTTTATCACCGCTTTCATGAAAATCCCCAAACCCTGGCGCCAACCTGCGCACCGATGGTGCCGAAATGCGAAAGCAGCAGCTATCTTGTTTTGCATTTTCTGCAATGGTAAGGCCACTGTTGCCCAACGTAGTCTGCTGGGTGATCAACAGGATAAAGCCCTTCCTTAGTGACGGCGAAAAAAAACACATTGCCGGAGTGGCCGCATTGCCGGTTTGTAACTGCACCAACGATGCTTTATTGGGTTCTGCGGATAGCCTGGGGTTGTTTGAAATTGTTAGCGGTACATTGGGATTGTAATACATATCCCTGGTATAAGGAGGGTTGTACCCGTTGCCAATGGCAGGATACCTGTTCCCGTTATACATACTTGCCGGCACCATAACATAATTCTTATTACTCCAGCTACTAAAGTCAAAAGATACCTCCAAGGCGGTGGCAGCGGCATGGCCTTCTTTTAATGTAATATCTGCGGTGATCTCCAGCATTCCGGGGCCTGTACCTTGTTTTGAGGTTAAGTCAAGCAACCATTGTGCACTGTCTGTTGTAAGGCCGTTGTTCCCGAACTCAAATTTATTTAATGCTTTGGTACCCTCGTATTGAATAGCGCTTACACGCATATTTCCACGTACCGCTTTTAAAAAATCCGGAGTTATAAGCTTTTTTACTCCCTGCGCATGGACAATGCCCAATAAACATGTACAAATTATGAATGCAGAAAGGCAGCTTTTTTTATTAAAGTTCATGTTAAATCATCAAAGTGCTATACCCGGTCCTACAGATGAAACAAGCAGTTCCATATTTACTTTTTGATTGCTGTTATGCAGGGCGCTAACCTGGATTGACGATGTCCCGTGCGGAAGAGTCAAATTGCCCTGAGCAGGAATTTCAGCGATCTTCTTTCTATTCTTATCCGCTAAATAGCAGGTGTTATCTTTCAGGATAATAAATTCACCATTGGTGATTTTTTTGTCGATTGAAAGTTCTGCACCATCCTGAAAAGAGATCCTGATGCCATCAGCATACCCGTCTTTTTCGGCAGATGATATCCGTATCGCACAATCCAGCGGCTGCGCATCAAATTCATTATTTAACCGGCAGGTATTTCTTTCGACAGTGTATTGCTGGTCAGGAAAGCGGGTTTCGCGTACAGGATATAAAACGAACGACTTTTCGCCGTTTTGCACCAGGTGAAACTTATAGTTTAAATCTTTTAAACGCTCTTTTACTGCTTTGGTGAAAACATTCAATGCTCTGGCATTTTCCCAGGCGCGGTATGCTTTGAAAATATTATTCTTTTCAGGACAACTTTCAACAGCGTGCTGGCTCAAACCAAGCATGTAAGTTGCATTCCATCCAATTGATTTGGCTTCCAGGTTTTCTGCATCGTATAAACTCCAATCACTGTGCAAATCAACTATTCCGAATGTTGCGGGTAAATAACTGCTCTCAAAAACATATCGCATATCTTTTCCCTCTATTCCCCACTGGTTCAATACCGGGTTAAACATATTATTGCCGCCGCCAACATTGCAAACGCTCATATAATGCCAGTTGCCTTCATATACCGCGCTTCCCATTACGCGGAGGTAATCACCTCCATTTTTTGCGTAGGTATCAAATAATTTCCTGAAAAACTGTTTAAAGGAGTATTGCCCCTGTCCCTGGTATATACAGCTCTCCAGACCATCAAAATCAATATAATCCATCCCTCCTTCCGTAAGCCACTTGCCATAATAATCCGCGTATACTTTTTGCAAATTCATATCGGGAACAAAACCACGATAGCAATTAGGCTGTAGTTTTACGATTGTAGTACCTTTTTTATAAGCTCCTCTTTTTGTTCCGTAAAGCCCCCTTTTTATATGTAAAAAAGTGTAAGGCTTGCTCTCGGTAATGCCATTGTATTCTATCAGTTCCTTCCCTATTTTCAGCACATTGGTATGGTTACCTTCCCATCCGCCAAACTCGTTGAAATAGGCCCTGTCGGCCACCGTTATAACAGTGTCCTGGCCGGTAAGATCTTTGGTTATTGAAGTGCGCTGCATAATGGCCAGGCTATCGCTCGGTACCGGGGCTACATCACTGTTGTTATCGGGCTGCAGAAACTCGCACAGGGTATGTAATCCATACCTGATCCCATTTTTTTTCATCAATGCGCCATACTCCGGAATGTTCATGGGAGCTGCGTTATTGAAATTTATTTTTCTATTAGTCCAGCGATTTTGTGGGTTGGGATAATATTCGCCCCATCCTTCATCCTGCACCCCTTTGATGGCTAATTGATGAGCGTACGTGATCAGGCTGTCATGAGCGCCATGCCAGGCAATATCAGGGCGGTATGCTTTAGGATCTTTGATCCACTGACCATCAATTTCCGGATGCGGCAAACCTTCCTTTAAAACTATTTGTTCGATAGTGCGAAGCCCAACAGAGTCGGGACAGGCAAGCAAAGCAACCGACGATCCGATATAGTCGGCATTAACCGGAGGTACCAACTGATACCTGGCCGAATTTACCTTCCCATCCAAGTTATCGGGTAATACCGGGAACCGTATCATTTGTTCCTTTCTGCGATCTCTTGAGTGCATGCAAACTGTAGAACCAAAAGCGGGTTCAAGCCTTGCTCCGTTTCCGTAGTTCATCCGGTAATATTCTTCCGGATGTGAATAAAACGCCACGTCATTTATGCCATCTCCGCCGATTGTGAAAGTTTGGCCTTCCTTAAGGTTCGCAGGCAAAGGATATTTCAGAGGATCCGGCGAATGGATAAAATAGTACATAAAAGACATGTCGCCTCCTGTCGGCGGGCCGCTGGTGGTATTATCATTTAAACCAAGTATCCCAAATGCGAAATCATCATCTCTTACAACGCCCAGGATATCTCCTATTGTTTTAGAGATATTTAATTTGTAGGGCCCCCAAACGATATTGTCAACCCCGTTTCGCGGCTTAAGCGACAACAATTTCAATCGTACATACTCTCCTTTTTCATCAGTTTGCACCGTTGCCACCGAGCCATTGGGATAGCGTAGTGTAATCCGCTTATTGAGCGTATTAAATGCAGCAGATACCGGCAGTATATAGTTTTCGCCTTTATACAGACTAAGTAAGGCCGAAATTTTACCGGCAGGGCAATATTCTTTATGGGATGATTTGTCTTTAATACTGGTAATGAACCCACGGTTGTTGATACTAAGCGTAACAAACGTTGTGTTTAAAGTTATTATTTGCGCATTTGCCCGAGGGTGAATTACCAGCATCATGCTGAACGCCAGGAGAAATAAAAAACCTGTGTTCAATTTATTTATCATATTATAAAAACTCATATGTAATCAACTAAAAACCATTTCCAATTTCTGAGCACCGCTTTCTGATCAATGATAAAAGAGGGCGCCCTGTACCATACAGGGACGCCTCTTCAACTAAACCTCAGGTAGTCTCAATACCGGAAGTACACTTAAAAAAATCAAACACTTCGGCACCTATTGTATCACCGGATTAAAGGTTCCGCCATCCCAGCCTGTATTTTGCTGCAAATTTTTGTTTTGTAAAATATACTGCGGATCAATAGGGCCAAAATAATAAGCATCAGGTATATTGATTTGGCTGGTTGCACCAGGATCTATCGGTTCATATTTGTAATTGGTGATAGCCTTAAGAAAAGCGTTACGATCAAACGATGCGGGTGAATTTACTATCAGGTTAGAAAGCTGTGCGGCTATACCACTATTACTTTGCGTAATATCAACACCATATTGAGAGGATGCAGCCGCGCTGTTAAAGTAAGGCCCGTAAGCATGTAGCGTACCCATGTTATTTAGTACATTAAACATCCGCCTGCGCCTCAAATCCCAAAATCGCTTTCCTTCATAAGCAAACTCTATCGCCCGCTCTGTCATAACAGCGTTCAATGTTGCCTGATAATCAGAACCAACCGATGCAGCCAATCCATAATTTCCTGCACCTGCTGTGATATGAGCCCTTTGGCGGATTTGAATAATGTAAGTCCTCGCTTCGGCCGGATGTTGTACTTCATTAGCGGCCTCGGCAAGGTTAAGTAAAACCTCAGCATACCTGATGATAGGCCAATCAAAAGCCTGGCGGTTCCAAACGCTTGAACCCAATGTTGTATCAATCCCCTTACGGCAATAAAAACCCGTGATATTATAATTGGGTGTGGCTTTGTAGGCATCATCTCCGGCTATCGCGTTAAAAATCCACTGCACACGAGGTGTAATGTCTGCAAAATCGTACCTGGCGCCATTGTATACAATTGTTTGATAGAAACGCGGATCTCTGTCCTTCCAAAACTCCGTCGGGTCATATCCCGAAGCCGGATCGGAAATTGGCATACCATTTTTCATTGGATAAGCCTGCACCATTTCCCAGGTAGGATCGCAGGAGCCTGCAGCACCAGATGTTTCAGTTAATGGCCTTTGCCCCTGTTGAAAGCTATTTGTTTTTTCGGGATAGTGGTAACGTAAGCTCAAAACCATTTCCTTAGCAGCGCCGGCCTTATCATACCACATGTTTTCATTTGGTTTTGCAGTATTATCGGTATATAAACCATAACCATCGGCATCTAACTCGGTTTTTGCGGCCAACAAAGCACTATAAGCGTCATTCCAATAAGTGGCATTAGGTGTTTTGCAAAACAACGGGCTTGCTTTTAATAATAGGGCTTCGCCTTTTACCGCCATAGCCGCGCCTTTGGTAACCCGGCCAATATCATTTGAACCCCAGGTAGCAGGCAATAAATTGATTGCGCTATCTAACTGTTTGCCAATAAAGTCAAAACACTCAAGTGATGAATTTCTTTTTACCAGTAAGGTATTTATGTCGGCTGTTGGATCCTGAACCGCGGTAATAATCGGCACCCCTCCTAATACCTTTACCATTCTGTAGTATAAATATGCGCGGAAAAAGTATGCCTGACCTTTCAAGCTTTTATAATCAGCATCAGATAAAGCAGATTTGCTTTTGTCAATATTTGCAAAAAAGTTATTTATAGACCTTACACTTGCCCAATCCCAAACCCTGTCGGGGTAACCGCTTTGGCTTGTATAAGTGCCTTTAAGAAAAGAATTAAGGCCGTTTCCGCCACTGCCGCCAGAATAAGCCTCGCCGGCCAGTTCTTCGTTCCTGTTCCAGGAAGGTAAAATATTATAGAAATTGGTTACATATCCTTTTACAAAATCAGGACTTCCCCATTCCTGCTCTGGCGTGATAGGGCCTCCCGGATGATCAACATCAAATACCTTTTTACAGGATATTGTTAAAGCAATCATCCCCAATAAAGCGAATAGTATATTGAATTTAAGTTTCATGATCTAATAATTGAATGTTTAAAGTGTTACATTAAGTCCGCAGGTAAACCCTCTTAATACCGGGTACATTCTGAAATCGCCGCCCAGTTCAGGGTCCCAATCGGTTACATGGTTCCATTGATACAGGTTTTCGCCGCTGAAATAAATTTTTACAGCTTTAACTTTTATTTTCGCCAACAAGCTTGCCGGCAAACTGTAGTCAACAATTAAAGACTTTAACCGTAGGAAAGCGCCATTCTTTAACCAGAATGTAGAAGACACCTCGCTATTGCTTGTGCCTTGCCAGTCAGTCATAATAGGGCTTGGCATAGTGGCCGTAGAGGCTGTTTGCGGAGTCCATGCATTTTTCCAGATGGTTAAATTATCATTACCAGGCAAAGGCCGTCTGTAGTAGACGTCGGTAGGCATAATATCGTAGCGACCCAAACCGGCAAATACTGCGGTGAGGTTAAGCCCTTTCCAGCCAAATGTAAAGTTGAAGCCATAATTAACACGCGGTATCCCATTTTTTGAAATGATTTGCTGGTCATTTCCATCAATTTTTCCGTCAGGCAAATCAGTGCCCAACGCCCCCCTGACGTCCTTATACATCAACATTCCGGGCTGTGGCTTGCTGCCAAATATGGTAAAATTAGGGCCGTTTGCCTTTAAAATATTATCCACGTCCTGCTGCGTTCTGATAATCCCTTCAGATACATAACCCCATATAACCCCGTTGATGGGCTGTCCGATCAGGTTCTGGTAACCACGTACTGATGCAGCCTGGTCAACCTTCAGATATTTATTATCGGCATATGACCAGTTGCCGGACACACGATAGAAAAAGTCATTGATGTGCCGTTCATGGCTAAGAGACAGCTCAATACCTCGTGCCGATGCTATCCCATAATTAACTGCAGGCAAGCTTGCTCCAACCGTGCTGGGAACTGATGCCACACGTGCGCCAAGAATATCGGTGGTTTTTTTGTACCATAAATCAACAGTTCCTGTAAGGATTCTTTTTGGCATGCCAAAGTCTAAACCCAGGTTGTAGTTATGATTTTTTTCCCATGTGATATTGGGGTTGATAGTAGATCCCAACGTTGTTGAAGGCGGAAGCCCGGCTCCTATATAAATACCTGAGTTTGCGTTAAAGTTGTAGGTTTGTTGCCATTGCCATGGAGCGGTATTATCTGTACCGGTTATACCGTAAGAGAAACGGAGCTTCAAGACATCAAGGACTTTAGTATATTTTGCAAAGAAATTTTCATTGGCGATATTCCAGCCCGCTGAAACGGCAGGGAAATATCCCCAACGTTTATTTGCCGGGAAAATATAAGAGCCATCGGCCCGCATGGTAAAGCCAAGCAAATATTTGGAGGCGTAATTGTAGTCGACCCTGCCAAAATAAGAAGCAAAGCCTGTAGGCTGGTTCTGATCGCCCCTAATGTACCAGTCGGTGCTATTGGTTGAGCCACCGTTAATTTGCTGATAGTTAGGGTTGCTATAATTATCGTCCCAGATGTTTGTGTAATGGCCCCGGTATGCCGATTGTTCATACCCGGCAAATGCGCTTATGTTATGAAGGCCAAAAGAGCGCTCATAATTCAACATCAAATCCAATTGGTAATTAGATGACTGCGAATATGACTCTTCCAATTCAGTAGGTGCGCCTACGCCCGAAATCTGGGCCTGATCTAATATCTGGTACCCTCCTGATCGTGTTAAATCCAATTTATCGGTAACGATGTGGTTGTGGTCGCCCCCGGTTTGGAAATAATAAATGTAAGGTGCATTACGCCACGCTTTGGTATAATTATTAGTGGTATTGTAAGCGAAAGTACCTTTTGCCGACAATCCGGTGATGCCTGGGATATCATATTTCAATTGAAAAACCGGGGTAATATTGTTACCCGATGGCTTGGTGTAGCCACCATTTCCATTTGCCAGGTTGGCGGTATTGGTGTTATCAAAGTTGCCAACAGGAAGACCATTAATAAAAGACGGGCGACCGGGATTTACCATCAACAGCCTGTTGTACATGTTCGACAAATTGAAATCCCCATAATCATAGGCCCAGAACGGGCGACTGCCATTATTCCATTCGCTTTGGATATTTAAATTATAACTCCATCGCTCGGAAATTTGCCCATCCACTTTTGCTGTTAAATTATATTTACGGAAGGAATTTGAGGTTGCCCCTTCCTGCTGGAAATAACCTGCCGAGATGTAGTACCTGGCTGCTTGCGAACCACCGCTTACGGCTAAGTTATGTGAAGTATTCCATGGATTACGCCAGGTATCCTTTAACCAATCGTATGAATGTGTTTTGAAATAATCTAACTCATCAGGCGTATAATAGCTTGGATCGCTTGCCGGCAAACCTTTTTGTGCAAAAGCTTCGTTGGCAAAAGTATAAGCATCAAACGCATTCATTCTCCGTGGCGTAATTTCACGGTTATTCATTGTATATGATGCGTTGTAGGATATAAATGTTTTATTGGCTACGCCGTGTTTTGTTGTAACCAAAACAACGCCGTTACCACCTCTGATACCATAAATTGCGGTTGACGCGGCATCTTTCAGAATACTGATATTATCGATATCGGCCGGATTAATGGTGGAGAATGTTGTTGCATCCCTTACAAAACCATCTATCACGTACAATGGATCTGTTCCGCCCTGCCAGGTGGAGGATTCCCTGATTTTAATATTAGCGCTTGCGCCGGGGTAGCTGCCTTGCGTAGTAACAGTAACGCCCGGTGACAGGCCTTGCAACAAATTGGCTGGGGAAGATGTAGGGCGGTTTTCAAGGGCAGATGATTTAATTACCCCTATTGCACCTGTCAGGTTTTCTTTTTTCTGCGTACCATAAGCAACCACAACTATTTCACTAAGCCCGCTTACATCGGCTTCCATCTTTACCAGCATAGGTGTACCAGGGGTAGCCTGCAATTCTTTTTTTACATAGCCCACGAATGAAAAAACAAGTGTTGCGTTCCCATCCGGAACCTCAATGCTGAATTTACCATTAACGTCAGATATAGCGACGGTTTGACTTCCCTTTACTACAATGGTAACGCCGGCCAGGGGTATATTTTTGTTATCAAATACCTGCCCGCTTATCTTAACCGGACTTACATTTAAGCTGGTAACCACATTATCAACAGCCTTTTCAATTTGCTGAAGAACAATGTTGTTATTAACCTTTTTATAAGTTAAGGGCTGATTTTTAAGGCATTCTTTTAAAGCCTCATCTATTGAGGCATCTTTCAGATGAATGGTTACACTTTTATTCAGTACATCTTTTGAATCATAAAAAAACACGAATCCTGTTTGTTTATTTATCTGATTAAGTACTTTTTTTAGTGAGGAATTTGTTTCATCCAGGTTAATTTTTTGACTATACACTTTTGCACTACATTCAAGAAGGGCAACTAACATGATCAAGGTAGTCAATTTCATAACTAATAACATTTTGCGCGGCCACGGACAATGCATGGCCATTAAAAAAGCATTTAATTTCATACTTTTGTTGAGTTGGGTTAACAGATAGTTAGAGACACTAAACATATTCCCGTTTTGCGGGGAGGGTTAACTCAATATTTATCCGCATTCCGATTGCCCTCGGGATGCGTTTTTTTTTTGAGCTAACCTTATGGGAGATGGGCCTGAATTTTAAAGGCCGGATGTGTATTTATTTTTCCATATGGTTCTCCTTGTTTTAGGTGAATAATTGATTAATTACAGGTGTTAATTCATTACAATAATTGTTTTCCCATCTATTTTGCAATGGATCTGCTTGAAGTTCAGAATATCCAGTATCTGGGATAAATTGACATTCCGGGAAATTTCGCCCGAAAACCTGCGGGATGGTAATTGTCCTTCATATTTTATCTCCACACCATACCAGCGCGAAAGCTGCCGCATTACTTCCTGAATATTATTATCTTCAAAAAAGAAAAAGCCGTTTTTCCAGGCAACAACCTCGTCCGGATCTACAGTCATTACATTGATCAAGCCGTGGTCAAACCTTGCCTGTTGGCCGGGTTTAATGATATTACTCACTCTCCCGGCTGATACTTTTACACTGCCTTCCAATAAGGTAGTTTTAACAGCCTGCTCATCATTGTATGCATTGATATTAAAATGGGTACCTAATACTTCTACCGTTTGTCCGTTTGAAATTACTTTAAACGGCTTTCTGGCATTGTGTGCAACTTCAAAATATGCCTCCCCGGTAAGTTCAACCCTGCGCTCACTGCCATTAAAAACTACCGGATATTTTATTGAAGAAGAAGCGTTTAACCATACTTTGGTGCCATCAGCCAAAATAAATTGATACTGCCCCCCTTGTGGAGTAGCGGCGGTGTTGTATACATCAGTTTTTGAAGTGTGGCTGCTGCTTACATCATTGTAGCTAATTTGCCCATCAGCAGCCTTCTTTATAATGATATTACCCTGGCTGGCAAGTTTTCCAATCTTTGCGCTATTTAATACAATAGTACTCCCATCTCCTAAAGTTAATATGGCTTTGTTTCCTCCCGGAGTTACGTCCTGTTTCTGAGGTTTAACTGTAGCTATTTGCCGGCGGGAATTATTATTAATGCTAAAAAAATATCCACCCACAGCCAGGAAAAAAAGTATTGAAGCAGCCACTGCCCAACGCGATA includes:
- a CDS encoding RagB/SusD family nutrient uptake outer membrane protein, yielding MKLKFNILFALLGMIALTISCKKVFDVDHPGGPITPEQEWGSPDFVKGYVTNFYNILPSWNRNEELAGEAYSGGSGGNGLNSFLKGTYTSQSGYPDRVWDWASVRSINNFFANIDKSKSALSDADYKSLKGQAYFFRAYLYYRMVKVLGGVPIITAVQDPTADINTLLVKRNSSLECFDFIGKQLDSAINLLPATWGSNDIGRVTKGAAMAVKGEALLLKASPLFCKTPNATYWNDAYSALLAAKTELDADGYGLYTDNTAKPNENMWYDKAGAAKEMVLSLRYHYPEKTNSFQQGQRPLTETSGAAGSCDPTWEMVQAYPMKNGMPISDPASGYDPTEFWKDRDPRFYQTIVYNGARYDFADITPRVQWIFNAIAGDDAYKATPNYNITGFYCRKGIDTTLGSSVWNRQAFDWPIIRYAEVLLNLAEAANEVQHPAEARTYIIQIRQRAHITAGAGNYGLAASVGSDYQATLNAVMTERAIEFAYEGKRFWDLRRRRMFNVLNNMGTLHAYGPYFNSAAASSQYGVDITQSNSGIAAQLSNLIVNSPASFDRNAFLKAITNYKYEPIDPGATSQINIPDAYYFGPIDPQYILQNKNLQQNTGWDGGTFNPVIQ
- a CDS encoding TonB-dependent receptor yields the protein MKLTTLIMLVALLECSAKVYSQKINLDETNSSLKKVLNQINKQTGFVFFYDSKDVLNKSVTIHLKDASIDEALKECLKNQPLTYKKVNNNIVLQQIEKAVDNVVTSLNVSPVKISGQVFDNKNIPLAGVTIVVKGSQTVAISDVNGKFSIEVPDGNATLVFSFVGYVKKELQATPGTPMLVKMEADVSGLSEIVVVAYGTQKKENLTGAIGVIKSSALENRPTSSPANLLQGLSPGVTVTTQGSYPGASANIKIRESSTWQGGTDPLYVIDGFVRDATTFSTINPADIDNISILKDAASTAIYGIRGGNGVVLVTTKHGVANKTFISYNASYTMNNREITPRRMNAFDAYTFANEAFAQKGLPASDPSYYTPDELDYFKTHSYDWLKDTWRNPWNTSHNLAVSGGSQAARYYISAGYFQQEGATSNSFRKYNLTAKVDGQISERWSYNLNIQSEWNNGSRPFWAYDYGDFNLSNMYNRLLMVNPGRPSFINGLPVGNFDNTNTANLANGNGGYTKPSGNNITPVFQLKYDIPGITGLSAKGTFAYNTTNNYTKAWRNAPYIYYFQTGGDHNHIVTDKLDLTRSGGYQILDQAQISGVGAPTELEESYSQSSNYQLDLMLNYERSFGLHNISAFAGYEQSAYRGHYTNIWDDNYSNPNYQQINGGSTNSTDWYIRGDQNQPTGFASYFGRVDYNYASKYLLGFTMRADGSYIFPANKRWGYFPAVSAGWNIANENFFAKYTKVLDVLKLRFSYGITGTDNTAPWQWQQTYNFNANSGIYIGAGLPPSTTLGSTINPNITWEKNHNYNLGLDFGMPKRILTGTVDLWYKKTTDILGARVASVPSTVGASLPAVNYGIASARGIELSLSHERHINDFFYRVSGNWSYADNKYLKVDQAASVRGYQNLIGQPINGVIWGYVSEGIIRTQQDVDNILKANGPNFTIFGSKPQPGMLMYKDVRGALGTDLPDGKIDGNDQQIISKNGIPRVNYGFNFTFGWKGLNLTAVFAGLGRYDIMPTDVYYRRPLPGNDNLTIWKNAWTPQTASTATMPSPIMTDWQGTSNSEVSSTFWLKNGAFLRLKSLIVDYSLPASLLAKIKVKAVKIYFSGENLYQWNHVTDWDPELGGDFRMYPVLRGFTCGLNVTL
- a CDS encoding FecR family protein — its product is MQPQDIEDLIERYNKGMTTQAENALVESWYAKYKHDNPYLSQRQLEEDQKESLDKLLNEIHGGSRRIQLSRWAVAASILFFLAVGGYFFSINNNSRRQIATVKPQKQDVTPGGNKAILTLGDGSTIVLNSAKIGKLASQGNIIIKKAADGQISYNDVSSSHTSKTDVYNTAATPQGGQYQFILADGTKVWLNASSSIKYPVVFNGSERRVELTGEAYFEVAHNARKPFKVISNGQTVEVLGTHFNINAYNDEQAVKTTLLEGSVKVSAGRVSNIIKPGQQARFDHGLINVMTVDPDEVVAWKNGFFFFEDNNIQEVMRQLSRWYGVEIKYEGQLPSRRFSGEISRNVNLSQILDILNFKQIHCKIDGKTIIVMN